Below is a window of Thunnus maccoyii chromosome 16, fThuMac1.1, whole genome shotgun sequence DNA.
CACGCATCCTTCAttgaagttttaaaaattgACCCAAAAAACCCTGTGGTAAGTGCTGCCACATCCACTACACTGTAATACACCACAAGTGTTTCACTCTACAGCAGCGTTAAATGCTGGAGATGAGCTCAAATTACAGAACTGGTGAAATTATTAgctttatattatattagtgGGATCTGCTTAAATTAATCTCCTGCTAAAAGCAAGCTGGAAGTTCCATATAGGAAGACACTCTCTGATATTGTTTGATATTCATAGGTccttaaaacatttatataatttaaaattgAAACCATTAAATAGTACTAAGATctttttgtttgggtttttttggatGGAATAGATTGGAACAATCAGCCTTCATCTTcaagattcatttatttttatcattttacaacacaaggtTGGATAAcgaaatgtagtttgtagtccctttatgctactcacaaaaacagatattatataaatggattaataaataataagtcataaaaataaaactttttttatattggagtacagaggatgaattgaggagtctcacagcctgaggaaacTTTGATCCAGATATGATATTAGTTGATATTATATACAGATACTGTAATAACATTccttacatttatataaaatgttgGACTATCATTCAGTATTTTAGGAAATAAgcttattttcttcttatttctgAGAGTGAGATAAGAGGATCGATACCAATTTCATGTCTGCATTCAGTACGGAGCTGTAGACAGGTAGctagcttagcctagcttagcataaagactgtaaacgGGGAAACGGCCACCATGGCTCTgcccaaagttcaaaaatacaactacaaacacctcaaatcttgtttgtttaatccacactcaaacagaaatgtaaaaccaGTAGTTAGTGGTTTTAGGGGGAGTTATGtgctggaactatttattgacaAACAACCATGTATCCATCCACCCAGGACCTCTCTCCAGGAAGCTGCACACAGTCCCTGTGCCCTGCTGTTTATcaccaagaaatagttcaactCCCCTTGAAACTTatctttttgtgtttaaattaaACAGATTAGATACAAGATGTTACTTGGGGAGCTTTgcacagagccagactagctgtttccccctacGCTCAGTCTTCAGCTAGGCTAGGCtgaagctaagctaaccacatcctgactccagctctgtaatTTTCTCATGTCACTCACGGAAAGAACGTGATTAAGTGTGTATCTTCCAAAATTTGGAAGTATTTCATTAATTAACATAATCATCCCTTTTTTCTTtatccatttttaattttagtctcTACATTTTGGTTATTTTAAACATCATTTCAAATAACCTTCAGGGGACAGTTCATGAAGTGCTATCGATTCATCCAGGTGATTATGGTTGTATGAAGCTCATCCCAGTACTATGTGCTGAAAGTAATCTCATTTGTGGAACTCAAGTGGCAAAGATTTAATTCAAAATTTTAAAGGAAAGCTGCAGTATTTTTCTACCTGGgtcctattttcccatctttttgtgtgtaagtgactaatggggacaacagtttttgaaattagTCCCGGTCCAGATTGAAAAAGTTTTCCTTTCACAGCAGCGTAGTTCCAAATAGAACaacacagatgatgatgatgatgataagttGACATTTAAACTCCTCTGTCCATGCCcattccctccctccctccctccctccgtcaATACATCCCAGGCCAATAACAACGCAGCAGTGTGCCTGCTCTACCTGGGCCGGCTGAAGGAGTCCCTGGGCCAGCTGGAGGGCCTGGTGCAGCAGGACCCTGCACACTACCTCCACGAGAGCGTCCTCTTTAACCTGACCACTATGTATGAGCTGGAGTCATCGCGCAGCACCCAGAAAAAACAGGCGCTGCTGGAGTCTGTGGCCTGCCGGGAGGGGGACAGCTTTAACACACAGTGCCTCAAACTGGTCTAAGAGGCAAGAGGATGGACTGGTAGAGGACATACACACTACTGCATTGTCCTCTGTGGGACAGGGAATAACACCTCAAGAGTAAAATAtatagaggaggagagagaactAGCTCCTGTAACAgaaaagtaaatgtttaatgCTTGGTTTGGTTTTCCAGAAGTATGTTGATTTTATCGATCTGTCAGCACTGCTTTTCTTCTATAAAATAGATTCAGGAAGCCAAACCCAGGTACACATTTCATCTCATGTGAGCCCGCAGGGGGGGACTCCTGTCCTATTGAGGGGGTGACCCAgtaataacaaacaaaacaaaacagcggCCAGCTCACATCTGCTGCTGGAGTGACATTTTGGGAGGTGCAGGAGTCgatgttaaatttaatttacagattaaagGAACGGTTTCGAAAATTAGACGAAAAGATGGATACCACTCTTAAACGTCATCTGtctctcggcaagaaagcgcatttcaaaatatgtcaaactattcctttaaactcaTTTTGATCAAAGAAATCCCGGTCCCATTACTACAGAGGAATCATGAAATGAAGTATTTGTGGTTTGAAGAGACCTCAGTATACAGATGTTCATTGCACTACAGACTGGTAGTGGTTTTAAGGGAGATGCAGGCTCATAATGTGAGACTTGACACGGGCATTATCCAGAGCTTCAGCGTGCTTAAAAGACTAAAGTGTCCACAGAGGTCCTTTTATAAAGCTTCTTCCTCCCCTTTTCTCAGCAGACACCTGTAACACTGGATTAACAGTCAAAGACCACTTGATTTCAGCTGTCTGCTTGTGCTAGGTTCATTAACTCACACAGGAAAACATAAATAAGCCCTTCAGATTGCAGCGTATCCTCTCCactaaacaaaacatgtaaaatattaaatatccaAAATTGTACATATCAGAGTAGGTGATTTCTTTCTGTTAAATGAtatcaaaatgattttcttgctaaatcttttattgatttatccTGTTGGATCTTTAATCATCACTGTTTACAGATTGTGTTTatcatatttatgtatattaAAAATGGAATTTTGTTTTATCCTAAATAAAATGCATCTTTTAAATTAACTTGTCTGGTTTAATGGAAAGAGTTCAGATGACAaaagataaaagacagaaatcagACTTATGATAGcatcaagtttattttcagttccaacaaaacaacagacGCTCCGCCGCAACATCTCTAGCTACTGATTCAGAGAGGTTTTGTATGAAAATAGAAACTGCATATTAGTTGCATAATTCAGATTCATAACATGAGGTAAGTTTAACAACacttaacataaaaaacaaccaATTTAAGGGAATAAGGCACTACAGATTGTCCAGTGGTGAGAAAAGTATTTAGACTTAAATAGCAATACCCCAttacaagtcctgcattcacACATCTGCTTAAGTACACTAGTattatacttttacttttaatgtctGAGTACTCATACAGAATGGGCcccttttaaaatgttacatacTATTCCATCTCTGAATCCATCGGCTATCAGTCTGATGACGATTTAGCTTCTGGGGCCAATATTTCAGAGGTTCCAGTGTAGCCAGCAGATATGAGAAGGGTCTATCTGCAGTCCTACAgacctacatgacacacccactttactacatgacacacccactttactacacaacTTGTTCCATGTCCTACAGatgcattcatatgcagatatctgtttatgGAGATTACACATTATTAAATTGTCATTAATGATGGATTAACCTGTAAGCAGCATTAAAATCTAGATAGTTGAGATGAAGCTATTTTTAACTTCTTTGTATGTGCATAATGTTATTATCTAatcatgtgttttgtatgtagAATCTAAATCTAACCAGTAATGATAGTTGTCAATTGTAGGAAAGTGAAAAATAGTTTTTCACTCTGAAATGTAAAAGTGTAGCATAAACTAGAAATACTCATACTTCAAATTGTGTATTGTAAAGtaaaatacttgagtaaatgtacttactttcAGTCTACATTTCATTTACCACTAAAAAGCATCTCAGTACATAACATCTTTGCTACAGGAGATCTTTCTGAACATTCTGACTTAAAACCTTTTTAGTGGCCCGGCACGATCACATCAGAGGTTCTGCATCTAGTGTGAACAGTGTTCATATGGAGTTGACTTTGTAGCTGATGTAGTCTGCCGCAGTTTTCTCTCAGGACTCCTGCAGAGATGTCACGTACTTCTTACGGATGTCAAAGTCATCAGCGGGCCGGTTGTGAGCTTTCCACACCGGCTCCCCCACAAACAGCCTCATGGCTTTAGTGTAGTtctgcagaaacaaacacataatttcattattgattaatctgtcaattattttctcaattaaaccattagttgtttggttgtaaaatgtcagaaagtggtgaaaaatgtccgaCACCGTTTCCTACTATACTATCATGCTAccaaagacaccagaaaatattcacactaaATTATTATCGATTATCAAAGTaggtgaaaattaattttatagtTGGCAACTATAAATTAaccgttgcagctctacattcttttaatatgttaatgtaACTGTCACTTTGTGCTGTCAATATTTGCTCTGGTCTTATTCAAATATTAGTCTTTTCTGCAGCAATGAAGCAGTTTCCCCTCAGGCATCatttaaatttcatctcatctaATCCAGTATGCTGAGGTGCACTGTGAGACTGTCAGTGTTGAGCATCCATGCTACCCAAGATTgctaaaaaacatttaactacatGCAAGTTTTTCAAAGGAATGTGCTGTCATATCAGTGAAAATCACCAACATGTATCCTGGTGAATTATTCAATCCAACTGACGTTTCTATCATTTATACCTCTCATCTAGTTGATTCTTGTATCTTTGGGGTCAGTAATATTCTGTCTATTTGTCTGCCTGTTTTCATGTAATTTAGCAGTCAGACGTACGGTCTCGTCCATGGTGAAGCGGTGGTAGATGCCGGCCGGCAGGGTGATCAGGTCGCCCTTGCTCATAGCGATTCTGATCCATCTGTCCTCCTTGTCCCTGACATCAAAGTAAGCCCGGCCGTCTAGGATGTACCGGATCTCATCGTCCAAGTGCAGGTGTTCCTCAAAGAACATCTTCAGCTGAGAGGACAAACAAGAATGGTATTTGCTTCAATGAATTATCAGGCTTCATACCTAGTACATATGGAAACTGTATAATCAGACCCCCCAGGAAATTGCAATTATGTGATCACAATAATAATACACCCCAGCatgaaatgaccaaatcaacaaaCTGCTTATGACAACAAAAATGATGCCATAGACCAAGaaaacaattcccaaatgtGGTTTGCAATTAGTTAGTCAGAAGAATACAAGTTGATGTTGTATGGAACAGATGGAactcatgtactgtattttcttttatgtaTAACTTTGAgctcatggttctcatgttcagaaaatacatttaaaaattagcACAGAAAtacagttgtttctgtgatatgcagtatgctttttatAGAAGGAACTGATAACATCATTGGTagtagtttgttgtttttttaaatc
It encodes the following:
- the adi1 gene encoding 1,2-dihydroxy-3-keto-5-methylthiopentene dioxygenase — protein: MSGIEAWYIDSSDEDQRKPHRLNPNQPVSLEELKKIGVLHWKLNADIYETDPELLQIRKDQGYSYMDIITIHKDTLPNYEEKLKMFFEEHLHLDDEIRYILDGRAYFDVRDKEDRWIRIAMSKGDLITLPAGIYHRFTMDETNYTKAMRLFVGEPVWKAHNRPADDFDIRKKYVTSLQES